From a single Euzebyales bacterium genomic region:
- a CDS encoding DUF2905 domain-containing protein, with protein MSADTVSRVLIVAGVAAIVIGLLVRTGALGWFGNLPGDIRIESERTRVFIPITSMLLVSIVLSLLASLFRR; from the coding sequence GTGAGCGCAGACACCGTCTCCCGGGTCCTGATCGTGGCAGGCGTGGCTGCGATCGTGATCGGACTGCTCGTGCGCACGGGCGCGCTGGGGTGGTTCGGCAACCTACCGGGCGACATCCGCATCGAGTCGGAGCGCACCCGCGTGTTCATCCCCATCACGTCGATGCTGCTGGTCTCGATCGTGCTGAGCCTGCTGGCGTCGCTGTTCCGGCGCTGA
- a CDS encoding pyridoxamine 5'-phosphate oxidase family protein has translation MTTSDDLVELSNEECLRLLTAHRPRLGRLGFMSQGRVLVFPMNFVLIDRRLYFRTAPGSKLLAALRIDRVTFEIDHVDEVWREGWSVLAFGRLRQVTDPEELAELAERPLRPWAKGDRPHYLRMDIDELSGRRID, from the coding sequence GTGACCACGAGCGACGATCTCGTCGAGCTGTCGAACGAGGAGTGCCTGCGGCTGCTGACGGCACACCGGCCACGACTGGGTCGGCTGGGCTTCATGTCGCAGGGCCGGGTCCTGGTGTTCCCGATGAACTTCGTACTGATCGACCGCCGCCTATACTTCCGCACCGCACCGGGATCGAAGCTGCTTGCCGCGCTACGCATCGACCGGGTCACGTTCGAGATCGATCACGTCGACGAGGTCTGGCGCGAGGGCTGGAGCGTGCTGGCGTTCGGGCGCCTGCGGCAGGTCACCGACCCGGAGGAGCTCGCCGAGCTCGCGGAGCGGCCCCTGCGGCCGTGGGCGAAGGGCGACCGCCCCCACTACCTGCGCATGGACATCGACGAGCTGTCAGGACGCCGGATCGACTGA